Part of the Thermococcus sp. 18S1 genome, GAAGCAACCAAAACAGTCAAAAACAAAGCCAAAGGACCGTCACCCTTCACTCTCTTCCGTTTTCTCCCCAGTTCTCTCCTTATCCTTCCGCCCTTCTGCGGCGTTGGCTTCCATTGCCTCGGCCCTTCGGGCTTTTTTCCGCTCACGGCGGTTTTTAATGACCTTTGCGGCCACGATTTTTCTTCCAATTCCCAATTGTCACCTACACCCAGTAAGGGAGCACCTATTTAAGGGTTTGCTTTCGAAAAATGGGGAACATTTGCCGAACCCAAAAAGTTTCTGAGATATTGATGTAAAGTTCAGATTTCCGACTGGCGAGGGGATACGTTTTTAATCCAGAAGCGGGAGGATGGAGGGGATGAAAAATGAAGGTTCACCACCTCTACTCCGGCGGAAAGGACTCAAGCTTGAGCGCGTGGATTCTAACCAGACTCGGCTACGATGTGAGACTGGTAACCGTCAGCTTCGGCCTCCTTGACAACTGGAGCTTTGCCAGAGAGACCGCAGAAAGGCTCGGCTTCGAGCACCAGGTCGTCTATCTGCCAGAGGAGATTCTGGAGAAAGCCGCGGACATGGCGATCAAAGACGGCCACCCTAACAACGCGATTCAGTTCATCCACGGGAGGGCCCTCGAGGCTATAGCGGCGATGCCTGAAGTCGAGAGAGTCAGCGATGGGACAAGGAGGGACGACAGGGTACCTTTCCTCGACCTGCCGAAGGCTCGCTCCCTGGAGGACCGCTTCAACGTCGCTTACATAAGGCCCCTCCTCGGCCTCGGCTACAAGACGATACGGGAGCTGACTGAGAAGCTCTTCGTCGTTGAAATCAGGGAGAGCGAGGAGCTGGAGAAGGCCGACTACGAGGTCGAGCTGAGGCACCTGCTGCGCGAAAGGGGAATCGACCCTCTGGAGATATTCCCGAAGAGGCACTACCAGTCGAGGGTTCTCGGCTGGAAGGAGAAAGGGATTTAAATTTTCTTTCCCACTCATCCCCGGGGACGTCGAATGAAAATCCTCACGGTTTCCGGTGGCAGATTTTTCTCAGGCAAATCTCGAAGACTGGTGGAGGAAATCTTCGGGAGGATCGAGGTTCTCGAGAACGCGGTCCTGTTCCCTGAGAGCGTCGAGGCCGAATACGGAAGGTTCAACGCGGCAAGTTCCGTTCTGATAGGCCCCAGAATAGGGGGAAGGGGTTCCAATTACTACACATCGGCCTGGCTCTTCGATACATCAAGAAAGTTCGTGCCAGAGAAGAGCGTCCTCTCCAGTGAGCTCCCATTAACTCCGGCCGAATACAGGCTTGAACTCGACGTTCCTGGCTCCGGAAGGATTGAGCTGCCCGGATACAGGCTCAAAAACGGGGTTCTGCTTCTCTACATCACGCCGAGCTACAGGTTTACGTTCCCCAGCGACGTCATGACGGCAGGAGACCTGGAGGACTACGCCCAGGTATCGCTCAAACCGTCCGAGAATGGCTTCGAAGGTGAGGTCAGCATGAGCCTCCAGAAGGCCGATTACGTTGACCTCGCCCTCGTAGGCAAGATGGTCGAGGACATCGTCTTCTTCGGTGACGAACCTGGGAGGTTCACCTACGAGTTCTTAAGCGAGCCGATTCTCGTGGTGTCCCATGAGAAAATCCTTGATCCACCGAAGCTCCAGAAAGCCATGAACGACCTCTCCACGGTGAGCGGACACGGAAAATTTACGCTCAGGCTCAACGTTGGAAAGGCGAGGGAAGAAATGGAGTTCTCCGTCGGGCTGGGGGTAGAATAGAAAAGGAAATCAGAGCCCGCTGAGCTTTCTGACTATCGGGTTCTCGGCCTCTTCGGGCTTTATCTCCTCGACGCTCTCGATCCATATCTTGTTCCTCGGAACGCGGTGCTTGCTGCCGACCTCGGAGTAGAGTATCTCAACGACATCCTCGGCCTTGAGACCGCGGTATTCCCTGGTGAACCTCTCCCTCTTTCCGTTCCTCTCGAAAACGCCCTTAACGCGGAAGACCTTAACCTCCATAGCTCACACCTCCATCATCAGTCAAGGAAGCCCAAGGCTTCTTCAATCTTCACTATCTCGGGTCCGGTGGTCAGGTGCCCAACGACGACACCGTGAGAGTTCGCCAGCATGCAGGAACCAACGAAGGGAACGCCCATGTTGGCGGTTCCGACGTAGATATCAACCTTGAACAGGTCGCGGAGCCACTCGAGCTCCTCGTCGGTCGCTTCGGGGTGAACGAGTCCGCCCCTGTTGGTGACCACTCCAACGCTTCCAACCGCGTGGAAGTCACCTATCATGCCCCTCTCGACCTCGACGCCGAGTACATCCTCGAGCCTCTTGGCCTCCTCGCGGCTGAACTTTGCACTCACCAGCGCCGCCCTGTCGTTGGCGAGGATGAGGTTGCCGAAGGCTGTGAGGGTGCTCTGGAACGGGACTATCTCGGTATCAATCCCGTACTCTTTGAGCTGGCCGTTTATCTTCTCCAGCTCTGCGTCCCACGCGTACCAGGGGACGATCATTGCGTTGGAGTTCCCGGCCGCGAATATACCCACTATGCGGGACTTCATTATGCTCGTTTCAATGAGTGGAACCTTGAGAACCTCCCTGAGAACCTCGAGCTTCTTCTCGCCGAGGCCCTCCCTGATAAGGGCTAGCCTGTCGGTGGCGGTGCCGTAAACGCCAAGATATGGAGAGTTCTCAAAATCGAGCCTTTCTATGTGCATCTCGTCACCTCGTTAAATTAAAAGTAATCAGGCGAGGGAGACCTTGGCAATCCTCTTGCCCTCTTCCTCTTCGACAACGACCTTGACGCGGAGCTTGTTGGGCGGCTTCTCCGCTCCGCGCTCCCAGAGCTTCTCGTTGACGTCGGTGCCGATGATGACCTCGTCGGCCTTGGCGTGCCTGGCTATCCACTCGCGGACGAACTTGGCAGCCCTCGGGGCCCTCTTCCAGCGCGGAACGCGCTTCTTTATCTTCTTGATGGGAACGACGAATATGACTTCCTCTCCGGGCTTGATCATCTAAATCACCTCACTCCTTAAGCTTGGTCCTCCTCCACATCCTTCTCTTCGGGTGGGTCATGACCTTCCTGTTGGTCTTGACGATGACCCAGACCGGAATGCGCCTGTTCTGCTTGGCGGCCTTGGCAAGTCTGAGCTTCTTCGCAAGCGGCTTGTTTCTCGCCATAACTACACCTCCCGGGATTATCATGATGCCTGTTGATGCTTTGGGTATTCTTTTTTAAGCTTTTTCGTGGGGTTTTAAGGTTTTCTGAAGGGGCTGGGTAGAAAAGAAAAGGACGAAAATCAGAATATCAGCGGTGCCCTGTACTCGCCCCAGACCTCGCGGAGGACGTCCGTAACTTCGCCGAGGGTCGCGAGGTGTCTGTGGGCCTCGATGATGTAGGGCATGAGGTTCTCGTCCTCGGTTTCGGCCGCCTTCCTGAGCTTATCGAGGGCCTCCTCGACCTTCTTGTTATCGCGCTCGGAGCGGAGCTTCTTGAGCCTCTCGACCTGCTTCTCCCTGATGCTCGGGTCGACCTTGAGTATCTCAACGTCGAGCGGTTCATCAACGATGAACTCGTTGACGCCGACGATGATGCGCTTCTTCTCCTCAACTTCCCTCTGGTACTTGTAAGCGCTCTCCGCTATCTCCTTCTGGATGTAGCCCCTCTCGATGGCCCTCATCATGCCGCCCATCTTCTGAATCTTCTCGATGTACTTGAGGGCCTCCTCGTAGATGTGGTCGGTGAGCCACTCGATGTAGTACGAGCCTCCGAGCGGGTCTATGGTGTCAACGACACCGCTCTCGTAGGCGATGATCTGCTGGGTCCTGAGGGCTATCCTCACGCTCTTCTCGGTCGGAAGGCTCAAAGCCTCATCGTAGGAGTTGGTGTGAAGTGACTGTGTTCCGCCGAGGACAGCTGCGAGAGCCTGTATGGCGACCCTGACTATGTTGTTCTCCGGCTGCTGGGCGGTGAGCGTTGAACCAGCCGTCTGGGTGTGGAAGCGCAGGAGCATTGAGCGCGGGTTCTTGGCGTTGAACCACTCCTTCATGATGTATGCCCAGAGCCTTCTCGCGGCCCTGAACTTGGCTATCTCCTCAAGGAAGTTGTTGTGGGCGTTGAAGAAGAAGCTCAGCCTTCCGGCGAACTTGTCAACGTCCATGCCCCTGTCTATGACGGCCTTAACGTACTCAATACCGTCGGCGAGGGTGAACGCAACCTCCTGAACCGCGTTGGCACCGGCCTCGCGGATGTGGTAGCCGCTTATTGAAATCGGGTTCCACTTCGGCACGTGCTCGGCGCAGTACATGATGATGTCAGTGGTCAGCCTCATGCTCGGCTGCGGCGGGAATATGTAGGTTCCTCTCGCTATGTACTCCTTCAGGATGTCGTTCTGAACGGTTCCGCGGAGCTGGTTTGGCTGGACGCCCTGCTCCTCGGCAACGAGGATGTACATGGCGAGGAGGTTTGCCGCGGTCGAGTTTATGGTCATGCTCGTCGAAACCTTGTCGAGCGGGATTCCGTCGAAGAGGACGCGCATGTCCCAGAGGGAGTCGATGGCGACACCGACCTTTCCAACCTCACCCTCACTCATCGGGTGGTCGGAGTCGTAACCTATCTGGGTCGGCAGGTCAAAGGCGACGCTCAGACCGGTCTGCCCCTGCTCGAGGAGGTATTTGTAGCGCCTGTTGGATTCTTCAGCGGTTCCGAAACCGGCGTACTGCCTCATGGTCCAGAAGCGGCCGCGGTACATGGTGGCGTAGACACCGCGGGTGAACGGGTACTCACCGGGGAAGCCGAGCTTTTCGAGGTAATCCCAGTCCTCGCCGAGGTCAGCGGGAGTGTAGGTGCGCTTTATTTCAAAACCGTCGTCGGTCATGAACTTCTCCTTTCTCTCGGGCCTCTTCTCGATGAACTTTTTAACCGTCGTTTCGTCCCAGCGCTTTTCCTCCTCCCTAATCTTCGCGAGCTTCTCCTTATCGAAAGTCATGCCTACCACCTGCCCCTATTTGGGTGCCGGCCTATAAAAAGCTTTTACATACCTAAAGGTTGGGCTTGACGTTGGATAAATTATCCATCACTCGGGAAAGTCGCGGTTTACGAGCACCGCCCAGGCAGTGGCCAGGAAGAGAGCCACAACGGCGCCGAAGAAGACGGCCGTATGAGAGGGATTTCCGACGAAGGCACTCAGGTCAACCTTATCGAACCCGGCCTTCAGCAGAACCACCGTCTGGTAGCCAAGGGTATAGCGTTCTGGATTTTTAACGTAGGGAATCTGGGGCAGGAGGAACTGGAGGAGGAACACAACTCCGAAGGTAGCCAGCGAGGCGTAGAGCGGGCGCGTTATGATGACCGAAATCAGCATCGCCAGTGCTCCGAGGGCGGCCAGAACTAGGAGCGTCGCTCCCATGGCGAGAAGGAAGTCGGGCAGGCCCTTCCAGAGACCGTCCGCGCCGGTATCGTAAACTACCGGGTTGTAGAGCCAGATGACGGTGTAGGGAACCCCAAAGAGAACCGCGAGGGCACCGAGTCCCGCGAGGAACTTAGCCATGACAACCTCGCTGAGCCTCACCGGCCTCGCAAGCAGCACCCTTATCGTCCCCCTGTCTATCTCGCCCGCGAGGAGGTCGCTCATGAGGATTATCGCGATGAGCTGGCCGATTATGCCGAGCCAGTAGTTGGGGACCAGGTCGAGCATGAGTGCCTGAAACGACTTGAGCATGGCATCAACACCGGTTCCTGAGGCATTCGGGCTGAGGAGGTAGATGAACGCGGGAAAGAACGTGACAAGGAAGAGAACCTTGAGCTTCCTTGAGCGAACCAATCTCCTGAACTCGCTCTCAAAGACCACCCAGAGGGCGCTCTGGAAGGGCTTCAGCTCATCGCTCATTCCTTCCACCCCACGTTGAAGCGCTTCATCAGGATTCTCTCCAGCGGACTCGTATGGGACTTGAAGAGCTTGAGGGCGAGTCCCTCCTCGGCCAGAAAGGCGGGCAGCTCAAAGAAGAACCGCTCCGCGAACCTCTCGTCGAGCTTCACCCTGAGGATCCCTTCCTCTTCCCAGGCTTCCCTTACGTAGACCTTGTCCTTCAAGAACTCAAGGAGCTTCCCGTTGTCCGAGACAACAACGTCGTAATCAGTCCCCTCAACGTTCACCAGATCCCTAACGCGCCCCTGTTCGATGAGCTGGCCGTCCTTGATCAGGCCGACGTGGTTGCACATCCTCTCTATCTCACTGACTATGTGCGAGCTTATGAAGATGGTCTTTCCGGCCTTGGCCAGCTCCAGAACCTTGCCGATAAACTCCATTCTCCCGAGAGGGTCAAGGTTGCTCGTGGGCTCGTCGAGAATCAGAAGTTCCGGGTTTCCGAGGAGGGCCATGGCAAAGGTAACCCTCTGCCTCTGGCCGCTTGAGAGCTCCCTTATCCTGTTGAAGGCCAGTTTTCCAACTCCCGTGTAGGCCATCAGCTCCCTAGTCTGCTTTATTGCCTCCTCCTTCGGAAGTCCAAGGAGACGGCCCATGTACGTCAGGAACTCGAAGATCGTCATGTCTTCATACGCGAGGGGCTTTTCGGGCATGTAGCCGACCTTCCGCATTATTTCGACCCTCTCACCCGGCATATCGAGACCAAAGATCCTTATCTCGCCGTAGGTCGGCTTCAGAGCCCCTGTAAGCATCTTTATTGTGGTGGTCTTCCCGGCGCCGTTGGGGCCTAGAAAGCCGTAGACCGCACCTTTGGGAACCCTGAGGTTGAGATGGTACACAACGTTCATCCTGCCGAAGAACTTGGTGAGCTTCTCAGTCTCGATGATGTAAGTGGACATCTCAACACCCAGAGGAATATCGAAACGAAGCTAAATAAGGGTTTCGGGGGCTTATATTCAAGTAATGATAATAGGTAACGTCGGCCTCGACAGCTCCGCAAAGCTCGCCTTCCAGAGCCACGCCCACACCGACCACTTCGTCAGCGGCGAGGTTATCTACTCCACCAGGGCGACCAAGTTCCTCAGCCACCTCAGGAAGGGCGGCTTTTACAGGGAAATCGAGTTCGGAAAGAGGTTCTACCTCGGCGATTTCAAGGCGAAGCTCTACCCAGCTGGCCACATGCTCGGCTCGGCCGGTATAAAGCTGTGGCTCGAAAACGGGACGCTGTTCTACACCGGCGACACCAAGTGGTTCAAGCTCAGAACGGCCGAGAAGAGCCGCTTCCCGGGTGCGGACTTCCTGGTAATCGAGGCCACCTTCGGCGTTCCGCACTTCACGTTTCCAACACCGAGGGAGGCCGAAAAGAAGCTGATAGCCTTCGTCGAGGAAGCCCTTGAAAGGGGCAAGAGACCTGTTCTCTACGTCAACCAGATGGGGAAAGCCCAGGAGGTCATGAAAATACTCGATCTTCACGGCTACACCGTCAAAGCATCGAGAGAGATGATCAAGGTGGCGCGCGTTTATTCGAAGTTCGGCCTCTCCTTCGGCAACATATCGACCGATGGCGAGGTCGTCCTGCGTTCCTACCGCTCGCCCCGGGTTGAGAACTCCCTCTCCCCCTGGGAGCTTACGGTTTCCGGTTTTGGGAGGCTTAAACTCAGCAACCACGCCGATTTCTGGGAGCTGATGAGGATCGTGGAGAGGGTAAAGCCGGAGAGGGTTTTCACGGTTTACGGCTTCGCCGAGGAGTTCGCAAGGATCCTCCGGGGACTCGGCTACGATGCCACACATATAGAACCCAACGAAAGCTTTAAATTTTAGTAACAACTGGGGATTAAAGTCGAAAAGTTTATAAAGGATCAGCTTTTAGTTACTGGTGGTAACCAAAAGGTTGAGGGGGGTGAGAGCATGGTCTGGAGGAGGGACCGCTACTGGGACCCCTTCGACCTGATGAGGGAGATTCAGGAGGAGATCGACGCCATCTTCAGGGACATCATGCGCGGACCGAGGCTCTGGAGCACCGGGGAGCCCGAACGCTACGAGTTCGTGGGTGAAACGTGGAGAGAGCCCTTCGTGGACATCTTCGACCGCGGTGACAGGTTCGGCATAACCGTCGAGCTCCCCGGCGTCAGGAAGGAGGACATCAAGCTCCGCGTTACGGAGGACACCGTCTACCTCGAAGCCCAGGTGAGGCGCGAGAAGGAGCTTGAAACCGAGGGGGCCATAAGGATCGAGCGCTACTACAGCGGTTACAGGAGGATCATCAGGCTCCCCGAGAAGGTCATCCCGGAGAAGACCAAGGCGCGCTACAACAACGGCGTCCTTGAGATAGAGATACCCAAGAAGAAGCCGAGCAAGGGCGAGGGCGAAGGCTTCGAGGTTAAGATCGAGTAATAGGGAAGACAAGGGGGACACCCCCTTATCTTCCTCTACCATCAACCCCCGTAGTGGGGCTTCGCCCCACGACCCCGCTTTAATTTAAAACCGGAGGGGGCTCCGCCCCCTGCAACCCCCAGGTAAAATGAAAACGTTAAATCTCACGATCATCGGTCATGGAAAGTTTGGAGGTGGTGAAAGATGACCGAAAAGAGAGAGGTCAAGCTCAAGGTTGCCTCTGCCTATCAGCGTGACGTTGGCAGGGGAATAGTTAGGATAGACCGCAAAGCCATGCGCGATATTGGAGTCCAGAGCGGTGATATCATCGAGATAATCGGAACCAAGAACACTGCCGCCGTCGTCTGGCCGGCCTATCCGGAGGACGAAGGGCTGGGCATCATCAGAATGGATGGAACCATAAGGAAAAACTCTGGCGTCGGCCTCGGCGATGAGGTTACGGTGAGAAAGGCCGAGGTCAAGGAAGCAAAGAAGGTCATCGTAGCCCCGACCGAGCCGATTCGCTTCGGCCACGACTTCGTTGAGTGGTTCCACAGCAGGCTCGTCGGAAGGCCCGTCGTTAGAGGGGACTACATCAAGGTCGGCATCCTCGGCCAGGAGCTGACCTTCGTGGTCACCGCGACGACTCCAGCCGGAATAGTCCAGATAACCGAGTTCACCGAGTTCACGGTCAGCGAAAAGCCGGTCAAGGAGGTCTCCAAGACTGCCGCGCTAGGAGTGACCTACGAGGACATAGGCGGCCTCAAGGACGTCATCCAGAAGGTCAGGGAGATGATTGAGCTTCCGCTCAAGCACCCGGAGATATTCGAGAAGCTCGGTATCGAGCCGCCGAAGGGTGTCCTGCTCTACGGTCCGCCTGGAACCGGTAAGACTCTCCTCGCAAAGGCCGTAGCGAACGAGGCCAACGCCCACTTCATAGCCATCAACGGGCCGGAGATAATGAGCAAGTACTACGGCGAGAGCGAGGAGCGCCTTAGGGAGGTCTTCAAGGAGGCCGAAGAGAACGCGCCGGCGATAATCTTCATAGACGAGATTGACGCCATCGCCCCCAAGAGAGAGGAGACCCACGGCGAGGTCGAGAAGCGCGTCGTCAGCCAGCTGCTCACCCTGATGGACGGTCTCAAGAGCCGCGGAAAGGTCATAGTTATCGCCGCCACCAACAGGCCGGACGCCATAGACCCGGCACTGAGGAGGCCCGGAAGGTTCGACCGCGAGCTTGAGGTCGGGGTTCCCGACAAGGCCGGCAGGAAGGAGATACTCCAGATACACACGAGGGGAATGCCCATCGAGCCCGAGTTCAGAAAGGGCAGGGTCATCGAGATACTGGAGGAGCTGGAGAGGAACGACGCCTACCGCGAGAGCGCCGAGAGGGCCCTGATGAAGGTTAAGGATGCCAAGGACGCGGAGATTCCTGAGATACTCAAGGGCATAGACGAGAAGCTCTACGACGAGGTCAAGGCCAGGCTCATCGATGGACTCCTTGAGGAGCTGGCTGAAGTCACCCACGGCTTCGTCGGTGCCGACTTGGCCGCACTCGCGAGAGAGGCAGCGATGGCAGCACTCAGGAGGCTCATCAAGGAGGGCAAGATAGACTTCGAGGCAGAGCACATACCCAAGGAAGTCCTTGAGGAGCTCAGGGTCACCAGGAAGGACTTCTACGAGGCGCTGAAGATGGTCGAGCCGTCAGCCCTCAGGGAGGTGCTCCTTGAGGTTCCGAACATCCGGTGGGACGACATCGGCGGCCTTGAGGACGTGAAGGAGGAGCTCCGCGAGGCAGTTGAGTGGCCGCTCAAGTACCCGGAGGCCTTCATGGGACTCGGAATCACTCCGCCGAAGGGCATACTCCTCTACGGTCCGCCCGGAACGGGTAAGACACTCCTCGCAAAGGCCGTGGCAAACGAGAGTGAGGCGAACTTCATAGCCATCAAGGGTCCAGAGGTGCTGAGCAAGTGGGTCGGCGAGAGCGAGAAGAACATCAGGGAAATATTCAGGAAGGCGAGACAGGCGGCTCCGACGGTGATATTCATCGACGAGATCGACGCTATCGCTCCGCGCAGGGGAACCGACGTCAACCGTGTCACCGACAGGCTCATCAACCAGCTGCTCACGGAGATGGATGGAATCCAGGAGAACAGCGGCGTCGTGGTTATAGCGGCCACCAACAGACCGGACATCATAGACCCGGCCCTGCTCAGACCGGGTAGATTCGACAGGCTCATACTCGTTCCAGCGCCGGACGAGAAGGCCAGACTGGAGATATTCAAGGTTCACACCAGAAGGGTTCCACTGGCCGAAGACGTCAGCCTCGAAGAGCTCGCCAAGAGGACCGAGGGCTACACCGGTGCCGACATCGAGGCCGTGGTGAGAGAGGCTGCGATGCTCGCTATGCGCCGTGCACTGCAGGAGGGCATCATCAGGCCCGGCATGAAGGCCGACGAGATAAGGGGGAAGGTCAAGGTAACGATGAAGGACTTTGAGGAGGCCATGAAGAAGATAGGCCCCAGCGTGAGCGAGGAGACGATGGAGTACTACAGGAAGATTCAGGAGCAGTTCAAGCAGTCGCGCGGTTGACCACGAGACCCAGCGTTCGTACGGGCGAGGGGCCGAACCCCCCAACCTTTTAACTTTTGAGACCGACTCTTCTACGGTGGTTCCATGAACGTTAGAAGACTTGAGGTTCTTTTCGCGCTCACGCTGATTCTGATGATGTACATCTATCCGCTGACCCTCATAGGCCTCTGGCTCCTCATGGGAGAGCTTCCGGAGTACAGGGAGGCCATCAAAAGGTCGCTCATCGTTTTCATCGCTTCACTCCCCCTCTACGGAGCTAAGATAGCCCTCGGAATCTCCGGATGGAGCAAAACCCTCGGAATAACTCCCGTGGAAGCGAGCCCCGCGGTGATAAACACGGTCCACGTGGTCTTTCTGGCCCTGCAGTTCCTGAGCCTCTACTTCCTCTACCGCGCCCTCTCCCGGATGTCCGACGACACCGGTGCGGAGATGCTGAAGACGGGTGGGCTCATGCTCCTGGTTGCCATACCGCTCCACTTCGCCACGATAACCGCGTACTTCGTTGCAACGTGGATGGGGCTAATTCTGATAATCTACGGGCTTGAGCAGACGGTCGGCCCGCCCAACATCGGGAGGGCGTAGCTCAGGCCACCCACTCAAGCTCGTAGCCCCTCGCGCGGAGCTTTTCCATCTCTTCCCGCGCTATCCTCTCAGCCTTCTTTATGTCGTTGGTGACGACTATCCTCTCCTTGGGGAGGGTGTTGTTCATGTAGTAGACGATTCTCACGAGCATGCCATCACCCCAATATATCACTGCGAGTGATAGAAAAATCGGAAGGATTTAAAAACATTGTTGCACCCATTTCGACATTAAGGTACATAGCAGTCCAGACCAAAATATACATTGGCGTGCATAATTGTCGTGATAGCCACAAGTGTCGCTCCACCGCTGAAAGTGTCAGAAAGAATAATTTGGGGAAGAAGAATCACTCGATTTTCTCCAGCTCGAAGACCCTTGCGTCCTTCCGCTTCATTTCCCTTACCGCCATCCTTCTGGCTTCATCGGCGCTGTCTGCGTGGAGTATAATGGTTTCGCCGTGGTTTTCTCCACCGTGAAGGGTAAGGGCCCATTTCATCGTATCACCGACAGAACTTCGTCACATCTCCAAGCTTTATAAGTCTAACGGGGGAATTTTAACTATGAGACTGATAATCCGACAAGTGGATTTAAAAGAGATCATCAAAATGACAGAAAAGAGCGACGTCGAAATATGCGGCTTCCTCTTCGGGAGGCGGGAAGGGAATGACTTCATAGTCAAAGAAATCCACTTCATTCCCAACAGGCTGAACTCGCCCACCGCCTTCGAGATGGAGCCGCTTGCGATGGTGAAGGCCATAGACGGGGCCGAAGAACGGGGCCTTGAGGTTGTCGGAATCTTCCACTCCCACCTGAAGTGCCCGCCGAGACCGAGCGGCAGGGACCTAAGGGGCATGAGGCTCTGGCCGGTCGTCTGGCTGATAGTCGACGAGAAGGGGAACTATGGGGCCTTTGTGCTAGAAGGGGACAAAATTCGGGAGGTAGGAGTTGAGGTCGTCTGACTTCAATCGTCCCTAATCACGATCTCTATCCTCTTCCCCCCGCGGTAGCCCTTCATGGCCGAGAGCATGCCCTTGATGGTCTTCTCAACCAGCTCCTGCACCCAGTCCTTCATAGGAAGAACCTGGCCGTCTATTTTAACGGTCACCTTCGGCTTCTGGCTGAGAACCACGCAGTCCTTGGTCGTCTTCTCACCATTCACTATCATCCTTGCCATTTCGGCGCAGCGGAAGCCGCAGAGGCC contains:
- a CDS encoding Hsp20/alpha crystallin family protein, which produces MVWRRDRYWDPFDLMREIQEEIDAIFRDIMRGPRLWSTGEPERYEFVGETWREPFVDIFDRGDRFGITVELPGVRKEDIKLRVTEDTVYLEAQVRREKELETEGAIRIERYYSGYRRIIRLPEKVIPEKTKARYNNGVLEIEIPKKKPSKGEGEGFEVKIE
- the rpl18a gene encoding 50S ribosomal protein L18Ae — its product is MEVKVFRVKGVFERNGKRERFTREYRGLKAEDVVEILYSEVGSKHRVPRNKIWIESVEEIKPEEAENPIVRKLSGL
- a CDS encoding ABC transporter ATP-binding protein, with the translated sequence MSTYIIETEKLTKFFGRMNVVYHLNLRVPKGAVYGFLGPNGAGKTTTIKMLTGALKPTYGEIRIFGLDMPGERVEIMRKVGYMPEKPLAYEDMTIFEFLTYMGRLLGLPKEEAIKQTRELMAYTGVGKLAFNRIRELSSGQRQRVTFAMALLGNPELLILDEPTSNLDPLGRMEFIGKVLELAKAGKTIFISSHIVSEIERMCNHVGLIKDGQLIEQGRVRDLVNVEGTDYDVVVSDNGKLLEFLKDKVYVREAWEEEGILRVKLDERFAERFFFELPAFLAEEGLALKLFKSHTSPLERILMKRFNVGWKE
- a CDS encoding MBL fold metallo-hydrolase, yielding MIIGNVGLDSSAKLAFQSHAHTDHFVSGEVIYSTRATKFLSHLRKGGFYREIEFGKRFYLGDFKAKLYPAGHMLGSAGIKLWLENGTLFYTGDTKWFKLRTAEKSRFPGADFLVIEATFGVPHFTFPTPREAEKKLIAFVEEALERGKRPVLYVNQMGKAQEVMKILDLHGYTVKASREMIKVARVYSKFGLSFGNISTDGEVVLRSYRSPRVENSLSPWELTVSGFGRLKLSNHADFWELMRIVERVKPERVFTVYGFAEEFARILRGLGYDATHIEPNESFKF
- a CDS encoding 50S ribosomal protein L31e translates to MIKPGEEVIFVVPIKKIKKRVPRWKRAPRAAKFVREWIARHAKADEVIIGTDVNEKLWERGAEKPPNKLRVKVVVEEEEGKRIAKVSLA
- a CDS encoding 50S ribosomal protein L39e, producing MARNKPLAKKLRLAKAAKQNRRIPVWVIVKTNRKVMTHPKRRMWRRTKLKE
- a CDS encoding ABC transporter permease, whose product is MSDELKPFQSALWVVFESEFRRLVRSRKLKVLFLVTFFPAFIYLLSPNASGTGVDAMLKSFQALMLDLVPNYWLGIIGQLIAIILMSDLLAGEIDRGTIRVLLARPVRLSEVVMAKFLAGLGALAVLFGVPYTVIWLYNPVVYDTGADGLWKGLPDFLLAMGATLLVLAALGALAMLISVIITRPLYASLATFGVVFLLQFLLPQIPYVKNPERYTLGYQTVVLLKAGFDKVDLSAFVGNPSHTAVFFGAVVALFLATAWAVLVNRDFPE
- a CDS encoding translation initiation factor IF-6 — protein: MHIERLDFENSPYLGVYGTATDRLALIREGLGEKKLEVLREVLKVPLIETSIMKSRIVGIFAAGNSNAMIVPWYAWDAELEKINGQLKEYGIDTEIVPFQSTLTAFGNLILANDRAALVSAKFSREEAKRLEDVLGVEVERGMIGDFHAVGSVGVVTNRGGLVHPEATDEELEWLRDLFKVDIYVGTANMGVPFVGSCMLANSHGVVVGHLTTGPEIVKIEEALGFLD
- a CDS encoding asparagine synthase-related protein yields the protein MKVHHLYSGGKDSSLSAWILTRLGYDVRLVTVSFGLLDNWSFARETAERLGFEHQVVYLPEEILEKAADMAIKDGHPNNAIQFIHGRALEAIAAMPEVERVSDGTRRDDRVPFLDLPKARSLEDRFNVAYIRPLLGLGYKTIRELTEKLFVVEIRESEELEKADYEVELRHLLRERGIDPLEIFPKRHYQSRVLGWKEKGI
- a CDS encoding methylmalonyl-CoA mutase, with protein sequence MTFDKEKLAKIREEEKRWDETTVKKFIEKRPERKEKFMTDDGFEIKRTYTPADLGEDWDYLEKLGFPGEYPFTRGVYATMYRGRFWTMRQYAGFGTAEESNRRYKYLLEQGQTGLSVAFDLPTQIGYDSDHPMSEGEVGKVGVAIDSLWDMRVLFDGIPLDKVSTSMTINSTAANLLAMYILVAEEQGVQPNQLRGTVQNDILKEYIARGTYIFPPQPSMRLTTDIIMYCAEHVPKWNPISISGYHIREAGANAVQEVAFTLADGIEYVKAVIDRGMDVDKFAGRLSFFFNAHNNFLEEIAKFRAARRLWAYIMKEWFNAKNPRSMLLRFHTQTAGSTLTAQQPENNIVRVAIQALAAVLGGTQSLHTNSYDEALSLPTEKSVRIALRTQQIIAYESGVVDTIDPLGGSYYIEWLTDHIYEEALKYIEKIQKMGGMMRAIERGYIQKEIAESAYKYQREVEEKKRIIVGVNEFIVDEPLDVEILKVDPSIREKQVERLKKLRSERDNKKVEEALDKLRKAAETEDENLMPYIIEAHRHLATLGEVTDVLREVWGEYRAPLIF